A genomic segment from Lagenorhynchus albirostris chromosome X, mLagAlb1.1, whole genome shotgun sequence encodes:
- the BRS3 gene encoding bombesin receptor subtype-3: MSQRQPQSPNQTLISTTNETESSSPVVPNDTTNKGRTGDNSPGIEALCAIYITYAVIISVGILGNAILIKVFFKTKSMQTVPNIFITSLAFGDLLLLLTCVPVDATHYLAEGWLFGRIGCKVLSFIRLTSVGVSVFTLTILSADRYKAVVKPLERQPPNAILKTCAKAGCIWIVSMIIALPEAIFSNVYTFRDPHKNMTFESCASYPVSERLLQEIHSLLCFLVFYIIPLSIISVYYSLIARTLYKSTLNIPTEEQSHARKQIESRKRIAKTVLVLVALFALCWLPNHLLYLYRSFTSQTYVDPSAIHFIVTIFSRVLAFSNSCVNPFALYWLSKTFQQHFKAQLFCCKAELPDPPAADTPLDNLAVMGRVRGAASTQVSEISVSVFAGCTVKKEDDRA, from the exons ATGTCTCAAAGGCAGCCTCAGTCACCTAATCAGACTTTAATTTCAACCACAAATGAAACAGAATCATCAAGCCCTGTCGTTCCTAATGATACCACAAATAAAGGAAGGACCGGTGACAACTCTCCAGGAATAGAAGCACTGTGTGCCATCTATATCACTTATGCTGTGATCATTTCAGTGGGCATACTTGGAAATGCTATTCTCATCAAAGTCTTTTTCAAGACCAAATCCATGCAAACAGTTCCCAATATTTTCATCACCAGCCTGGCTTTTGGAGATCTTTTACTTCTGCTAACTTGTGTGCCAGTCGATGCAACCCACTACCTTGCAGAAGGATGGCTGTTCGGAAGAATTGGATGTAAGGTGCTCTCTTTCATCCGGCTCACTTCTGTTGGTGTATCAGTGTTCACGTTAACAATTCTCAGTGCTGACAG ATACAAGGCAGTTGTGAAGCCCTTGGAGCGTCAGCCCCCCAATGCCATCCTGAAGACCTGCGCCAAAGCTGGCTGCATCTGGATCGTGTCTATGATCATTGCTCTACCAGAGgctatattttcaaatgtatatacTTTTCGAGATCCCCACAAAAATATGACCTTTGAATCGTGTGCCTCTTATCCTGTTTCTGAGAGGCTCCTGCAGGAGATACATTCTCTGCTGTGCTTCTTAGTGTTCTACATTATTCCACTTTCGATTATCTCTGTCTATTACTCTTTGATTGCTAGGACTCTTTACAAAAGCACCTTGAACATACCTACTGAGGAACAAAGCCATGCCCGCAAGCAG ATTGAATCCCGAAAGCGAATTGCCAAAACGGTGCTGGTGCTGGTGGCTCTGTTTGCTCTCTGCTGGTTGCCGAATCACCTCCTGTACCTCTACCGCTCATTCACTTCTCAAACCTACGTGGACCCCTCTGCCATTCACTTCATTGTCACCATTTTCTCTCGGGTTCTGGCTTTCAGCAATTCTTGTGTAAACCCCTTTGCTCTTTACTGGCTGAGCAAGACGTTCCAGCAGCATTTTAAAGCTCAGTTATTCTGTTGCAAGGCAGAGCTGCCTGACCCTCCTGCTGCCGATACCCCTCTTGACAACCTGGCCGTGATGGGAAGGGTCCGGGGTGCTGCAAGCACTCAGGTGTCTGAAATTAGTGTGTCCGTGTTTGCTGGCTGTACTGTGAAGAAGGAAGATGACAGAGCCTag